The following proteins are co-located in the Doryrhamphus excisus isolate RoL2022-K1 chromosome 3, RoL_Dexc_1.0, whole genome shotgun sequence genome:
- the hes6 gene encoding transcription cofactor HES-6 isoform X1, producing the protein MDTSDRCSGRVSRKMRKPLVEKKRRARINESLHELRVLMADTEIQSKMENAEVLEMTVKRVESILQNQDQEADTINREACERFTAGYIQCMHDVHTFVSSSPWIDPTVAAELLSHLLESMPLHGQDRIRVTLTDALLSPGLASPNPSCISSDDLCSDLDDTDSEQSQVSSSEEVELHDAALNHSKSVWRPW; encoded by the exons ATGGACACAAGCGATCGCTGCAGTGGCAGAGTCAGCAGAAAG ATGAGGAAACCACTGGTGGAGAAGAAACGACGAGCTCGCATCAACGAGAGTTTACACGAACTCAGGGTTCTCATGGCGGATACAGAA ATACAATCAAAGATGGAGAACGCCGAAGTGCTGGAAATGACGGTGAAACGAGTGGAGAGCATCCTGCAAAATCAGGATCAAG AAGCGGACACCATCAACCGGGAGGCGTGCGAGCGCTTCACTGCAGGTTACATCCAGTGCATGCATGACGTGCACACCTTTGTGTCCAGCTCCCCGTGGATTGACCCCACAGTCGCTGCCGAGCTGCTCAGCCACCTCCTGGAGAGCATGCCCCTGCACGGCCAGGACCGCATCCGTGTCACGCTGACAGATGCACTGCTATCTCCTGGGCTTGCGTCCCCGAACCCGTCATGCATCTCCAGCGATGACCTCTGCTCTGACCTGGATGACACCGACTCAGAGCAGAGTCAAGTTTCTTCCTCGGAGGAGGTTGAGCTGCACGATGCTGCTTTAAATCACTCAAAATCTGTTTGGAGACCCTGGTAG
- the LOC131125736 gene encoding integral membrane protein 2C-like, producing MVKITLQAVSVQKADKDNQEDHIVIPQAHEEQTLPVKSKKAFPKRLCCITSGVVVLIVLGLGLISIYAHLDYFFPQLSEERQFFHCRVVFEDMVYAPFRGRQELEENVGIYLDENYEKISVPVPYFGACDPADIIHDFERGLTAYYDVKLDSCYITELNTTMVMRPRNLWELLVNVQRGAYLPQTYLVHEEMVVTGRVRSKRQLGPYIHKLCHSKDTYRLRRRSHHQRVERRETKECVSIRHFENPFVVETRICNGF from the exons ATGGTGAAGATAACCTTACAGGCTGTTTCGGTGCAGAAGGCCGACAAAGACAACCAAGAAGACCACATCGTTATACCTCAAGCTCAC GAGGAGCAGACTCTTCCAGTCAAGTCCAAGAAGGCTTTTCCAAAGCGACTGTGCTGCATAACATCTGGTGTGGTGGTCCTTATTGTGTTAGGACTGGGGCTGATCTCCATATATGCCCACCTTGACTACTTCTTTCCTCAG CTTTCGGAGGAAAGACAATTCTTCCACTGTCGGGTGGTCTTCGAGGACATGGTGTATGCACCCTTCAGGGGCCGACAAGAGCTGGAGGAGAACGTGGGCATCTACTTGGACGAAAACTATGAGAAGATCAGCGTTCCCGTGCCATACTTTGGAGCCTGTGACCCTGCTGACATCATCCACGACTTTGAGAGA GGCCTGACTGCTTATTATGACGTTAAACTGGACAGTTGCTACATTACTGAACTGAACACCACCATGGTGATGCGCCCAAGGAATCTTTGGGAGCTGCTCGTCAATGTCCAG agagGGGCGTACCTCCCTCAGACGTACCTAGTCCATGAGGAGATGGTGGTGACTGGCCGGGTGAGGAGCAAGAGGCAGCTGGGCCCTTACATCCACAAGCTGTGTCACAGCAAAGACACATACCGCCTTCGCCGTCGCAGCCACCATCAAC GTGTAGAGCGGCGTGAGACAAAGGAGTGTGTAAGCATTCGTCACTTTGAGAATCCTTTTGTGGTGGAGACTAGGATCTGCAATGGATTCTGA
- the hes6 gene encoding transcription cofactor HES-6 isoform X2, whose product MDTSDRCSGRVSRKMRKPLVEKKRRARINESLHELRVLMADTEIQSKMENAEVLEMTVKRVESILQNQDQADTINREACERFTAGYIQCMHDVHTFVSSSPWIDPTVAAELLSHLLESMPLHGQDRIRVTLTDALLSPGLASPNPSCISSDDLCSDLDDTDSEQSQVSSSEEVELHDAALNHSKSVWRPW is encoded by the exons ATGGACACAAGCGATCGCTGCAGTGGCAGAGTCAGCAGAAAG ATGAGGAAACCACTGGTGGAGAAGAAACGACGAGCTCGCATCAACGAGAGTTTACACGAACTCAGGGTTCTCATGGCGGATACAGAA ATACAATCAAAGATGGAGAACGCCGAAGTGCTGGAAATGACGGTGAAACGAGTGGAGAGCATCCTGCAAAATCAGGATCAAG CGGACACCATCAACCGGGAGGCGTGCGAGCGCTTCACTGCAGGTTACATCCAGTGCATGCATGACGTGCACACCTTTGTGTCCAGCTCCCCGTGGATTGACCCCACAGTCGCTGCCGAGCTGCTCAGCCACCTCCTGGAGAGCATGCCCCTGCACGGCCAGGACCGCATCCGTGTCACGCTGACAGATGCACTGCTATCTCCTGGGCTTGCGTCCCCGAACCCGTCATGCATCTCCAGCGATGACCTCTGCTCTGACCTGGATGACACCGACTCAGAGCAGAGTCAAGTTTCTTCCTCGGAGGAGGTTGAGCTGCACGATGCTGCTTTAAATCACTCAAAATCTGTTTGGAGACCCTGGTAG